The Streptomyces nitrosporeus genome includes a window with the following:
- a CDS encoding class I SAM-dependent methyltransferase, producing the protein MSTPQGPTLRELAVQALSSTMRGYDLLAPKFDLTPYRTPDRVLDAVARTLRPLGPFGRGLDVCCGTGAGVGVLRGLCRERVTGVDFSAGMLAVARSAYRDADEGPGADWVRADARALPFAPVFDLALSLGAFGHFLPGERPGLFAQVHASLRPGGSFAFPVGAPPAVGSRAYWSMLGFDGAMRVRNALWRPEFIMYYRTFPLTGVMDDLARAGFAVRLLPLEDLGRRADGSPRARLVVATRTG; encoded by the coding sequence ATGTCCACTCCCCAGGGCCCCACGCTCCGCGAACTGGCCGTCCAGGCACTGTCCTCGACGATGCGCGGATACGACCTGCTCGCCCCGAAGTTCGACCTGACGCCCTACCGGACCCCGGACCGGGTCCTCGACGCCGTCGCCCGCACCCTCCGGCCGCTCGGGCCGTTCGGCCGGGGGCTCGACGTCTGCTGCGGTACCGGGGCGGGCGTGGGCGTCCTGCGCGGGCTGTGCCGGGAGCGTGTCACCGGGGTCGACTTCAGCGCCGGCATGCTGGCCGTGGCGCGGTCGGCGTACCGCGACGCGGACGAGGGCCCGGGAGCGGACTGGGTGCGGGCGGACGCACGGGCGCTGCCCTTCGCGCCGGTGTTCGATCTCGCCCTGAGCCTCGGGGCCTTCGGCCACTTCCTGCCCGGGGAGCGCCCGGGGCTGTTCGCCCAGGTGCACGCGTCACTGCGGCCGGGCGGCAGCTTCGCCTTCCCGGTCGGCGCACCGCCCGCGGTCGGCTCGCGGGCGTACTGGTCGATGCTCGGTTTCGACGGCGCCATGCGCGTACGCAACGCGCTGTGGCGCCCGGAGTTCATCATGTACTACCGCACTTTTCCGCTCACCGGGGTGATGGACGACCTGGCGCGGGCCGGGTTCGCGGTGCGGCTGCTGCCGTTGGAGGACCTCGGCCGCCGGGCGGACGGCAGCCCCCGGGCCCGCCTGGTGGTCGCCACCCGGACCGGGTGA
- a CDS encoding ArsR/SmtB family transcription factor — translation MTPTARALAHPSREEIRVEGVLHALSDPMRLRIVRRLAGAAAELACSRFDLPVSKSTSTHHFRVLRESGVIRQIYRGTAKMSVLRSEDLDVLFPGLLDSVLSAVDLQAERLGED, via the coding sequence GTGACGCCGACCGCCCGCGCGCTCGCCCACCCCTCGCGTGAGGAGATCCGCGTCGAGGGCGTGCTCCACGCGCTCTCCGACCCCATGCGGCTGCGCATCGTCCGGCGGCTCGCCGGGGCCGCCGCCGAACTGGCCTGCTCCCGCTTCGACCTCCCGGTGTCCAAATCCACCAGCACGCACCACTTCCGGGTGCTGCGGGAGAGCGGAGTGATCCGCCAGATCTACCGGGGCACGGCCAAGATGAGCGTCCTGCGCTCCGAGGACCTGGACGTCCTCTTCCCGGGTCTGCTGGACAGCGTGCTGAGCGCGGTGGACCTGCAGGCGGAACGCCTCGGCGAGGACTGA
- a CDS encoding GntR family transcriptional regulator, translating into MSTELDPTRPKWRQVADILRRRIADGTYPPGSRVPSVVAVCGEFDIAVVTAQKVLRALREEGAIRTERGMGSYVTGRPKNQ; encoded by the coding sequence GTGAGCACAGAGCTGGACCCGACACGTCCCAAGTGGCGCCAGGTCGCCGACATCCTCCGCCGGCGAATTGCAGACGGCACCTACCCGCCGGGATCCCGCGTACCTTCTGTCGTCGCCGTGTGCGGCGAATTCGACATCGCTGTGGTGACGGCGCAGAAAGTACTGCGTGCTCTACGGGAGGAGGGCGCCATCCGCACCGAGCGCGGAATGGGCTCGTACGTGACGGGCCGCCCGAAAAATCAGTGA
- a CDS encoding DNA polymerase, with protein sequence MRHYTFPLLGREFPVSTPERPEDLAHFIAWLSRQTQPVAVDSETHGLDILSGDPEYVRMVQFGSQEEAWNIPTELGMSFKEAARTALWMLIDGVGITGHNWAAFDAPALHVHLGIPYDDLCKNAVDTMLCSKLVDPRAVQEGGIGSSLKPLSDHYIDPTAADTQGDLTAVFRSLGLTKAVGFSRIDLWHPIYQSYGGGDVLLTARLRPKLENKLRLLGVPQRLVDYEHEVARICGHMQIRGLLLDQDYTRRLADELGEEEATQTAIVRTYGVEKLGSPAQIAEALIGMGESLTERTAGGAVKADKSVLSALADMDLYGNRLHVRTPNPLAVAVIKAKRAGKWKSAYADNFLTSLDRNGRIHPGIRTMQARTGRMSVTNPAVQTLPSGDWKIRRCFLAEPGERIISVDFQAVELRVLAALAGVKRMKEAISLGRDLHSFTAELVFGPDFTPKHRKISKAIGFGVVYGGGAATIQRQTGAPMEEVKRAVAAYHRTYPEVRRAANRWQREAFSNGMVTTSVTGRRLPLDRDRTYAVTNYQVQSAARDCLGQALINMEEAGLLPYLRLPVHDEVIASAPAREADDIGRAIGKCMTFDLFGVPIESDPEVGGRSWGSLYLPDDQRAAHDEWYANAGLAT encoded by the coding sequence GTGAGGCACTACACCTTCCCCCTGTTGGGACGTGAGTTCCCTGTCTCAACCCCCGAGCGGCCGGAAGACCTGGCCCACTTCATCGCCTGGCTGTCGCGCCAGACGCAGCCCGTCGCCGTCGACTCGGAGACTCACGGCCTGGACATCCTCTCCGGCGATCCGGAGTACGTCCGCATGGTTCAGTTCGGCAGCCAGGAAGAGGCGTGGAACATCCCCACGGAACTGGGGATGTCGTTCAAGGAGGCGGCCCGGACCGCGCTGTGGATGCTCATTGACGGCGTCGGCATCACGGGCCACAACTGGGCCGCCTTCGACGCCCCTGCCCTCCATGTACACCTGGGCATCCCCTACGACGACCTGTGCAAGAACGCCGTCGACACGATGCTGTGCTCCAAGCTCGTCGACCCGCGGGCGGTCCAGGAGGGCGGCATCGGCTCCAGCCTCAAGCCGCTCTCGGACCACTACATCGACCCGACGGCAGCCGACACTCAGGGCGACCTGACGGCCGTCTTCCGGTCCCTCGGGCTGACGAAGGCAGTGGGCTTCAGCCGGATCGACCTGTGGCACCCGATCTACCAGAGCTACGGCGGCGGCGACGTGCTGCTCACCGCCCGCCTCCGGCCCAAGCTGGAAAACAAGCTCCGCCTCCTGGGCGTTCCCCAGCGCCTCGTGGACTACGAGCACGAGGTGGCTCGCATCTGCGGCCACATGCAGATACGCGGGCTCCTCCTGGACCAGGACTACACCCGGCGCCTGGCCGACGAGCTGGGGGAGGAGGAAGCCACTCAGACCGCCATCGTCCGCACCTACGGCGTGGAGAAGCTGGGCAGTCCCGCACAGATCGCGGAGGCGCTTATCGGCATGGGTGAGTCCCTCACGGAGCGAACGGCCGGCGGTGCGGTCAAGGCGGACAAGAGCGTTCTATCCGCGCTGGCGGACATGGACCTGTACGGCAACCGGCTCCACGTCCGTACGCCCAACCCGCTCGCCGTGGCCGTCATCAAGGCGAAGCGGGCGGGGAAGTGGAAGAGCGCCTACGCGGACAACTTCCTGACGTCGCTGGACCGCAACGGGCGGATCCACCCGGGCATCAGGACCATGCAGGCACGCACCGGGCGCATGTCCGTGACGAACCCTGCCGTCCAGACCCTCCCGTCAGGCGACTGGAAGATCCGGCGGTGCTTCCTGGCGGAGCCGGGGGAGCGGATCATCTCCGTCGACTTCCAGGCCGTGGAGCTGCGTGTCCTGGCGGCGCTCGCCGGCGTCAAGCGGATGAAGGAGGCGATCAGCCTCGGTCGTGACCTCCACTCCTTCACCGCGGAACTGGTCTTCGGCCCCGACTTCACTCCGAAGCACCGCAAGATTTCGAAGGCGATCGGCTTCGGAGTGGTCTACGGAGGCGGGGCGGCGACGATTCAGCGTCAGACCGGCGCCCCGATGGAGGAGGTCAAGCGGGCCGTCGCCGCGTACCACCGGACCTACCCGGAGGTGCGTCGGGCGGCGAATCGGTGGCAGCGCGAGGCGTTCTCGAACGGCATGGTGACGACGTCGGTGACCGGCCGGCGGCTCCCACTCGACCGCGACAGGACGTACGCCGTAACGAACTACCAGGTCCAGAGCGCCGCCCGGGACTGCTTGGGTCAGGCGCTGATCAACATGGAGGAGGCCGGGCTGCTGCCGTACCTCCGTCTGCCCGTCCATGACGAGGTCATCGCTTCGGCGCCGGCACGGGAGGCGGACGACATCGGTCGAGCCATCGGGAAGTGCATGACGTTCGACCTCTTTGGCGTGCCGATCGAGTCGGACCCGGAGGTCGGCGGCCGGAGCTGGGGCTCGCTGTATCTGCCTGACGACCAGCGAGCCGCCCACGACGAGTGGTACGCCAATGCGGGGTTGGCAACGTGA
- a CDS encoding M56 family metallopeptidase — MLVSLVLLLLGALAAVVAPGLMARARWPEREPVVALWVWQCVVAGVLLSFALSMTFSAAAAWQAVRGHVFAPAPHAVVEAYALGAYGPWSAVIAVLLALGGLWTGVMLVREVRRARARRRRRREELLVRSPLLPGEKPGSGRLVVLEGERPDAWWLPGSAPQLVITTAALSRLKGRQLDAVLAHEQGHAQARHDWLLHCSAALATGFGQVPVFAAFRDEMHRLVELAADDVASRRFGRLTIALALVELNEDRGVFGPGPAPDAQVPQRVNRLLSPVERLTAARRLRLTAAAAMVPVLPLLVAFVPALRALG; from the coding sequence ATGTTGGTCTCCCTGGTGCTGCTGCTGCTCGGAGCGCTGGCCGCGGTCGTGGCCCCGGGCCTGATGGCCCGGGCCCGCTGGCCGGAGCGCGAGCCGGTGGTGGCGCTGTGGGTGTGGCAGTGCGTGGTGGCGGGGGTGCTGCTGTCGTTCGCGCTGTCGATGACCTTCAGCGCCGCCGCGGCCTGGCAGGCGGTCCGGGGGCATGTGTTCGCCCCGGCCCCGCACGCGGTGGTGGAGGCGTACGCCCTGGGCGCGTACGGCCCGTGGTCGGCGGTCATCGCGGTGCTGCTCGCCCTCGGCGGCCTGTGGACGGGGGTCATGCTCGTACGGGAGGTCCGCCGGGCCCGCGCGCGTCGCAGGCGGCGGCGCGAGGAACTGCTGGTCCGCTCCCCGCTGTTGCCCGGCGAGAAGCCGGGGAGCGGCCGTCTCGTGGTGCTGGAGGGCGAACGGCCCGACGCCTGGTGGCTGCCGGGCTCCGCGCCCCAGCTCGTCATCACGACCGCGGCCCTGAGCAGGCTGAAGGGGCGTCAGCTCGATGCGGTGCTCGCCCACGAGCAGGGCCACGCGCAGGCGCGCCACGACTGGCTGCTGCACTGTTCGGCGGCGCTCGCGACGGGCTTCGGGCAGGTGCCGGTGTTCGCCGCGTTCCGTGACGAGATGCACCGGCTCGTGGAACTGGCCGCGGACGATGTGGCCTCACGCCGCTTCGGCCGCCTCACGATCGCCCTCGCCCTGGTCGAACTCAACGAGGACCGCGGGGTCTTCGGCCCCGGCCCGGCTCCGGACGCGCAGGTCCCGCAGCGGGTGAACCGGTTGCTCTCCCCGGTGGAACGCCTCACCGCCGCCCGCCGGCTGCGGCTGACGGCGGCGGCGGCGATGGTCCCGGTGCTGCCGCTGCTGGTGGCGTTCGTCCCGGCGCTCCGCGCTCTGGGTTAG
- a CDS encoding DUF2637 domain-containing protein — protein sequence MRRIDPILLQATIAAALSFAHIHDIAAAAGQGGWKAWAYPVSVDLLMVMAWRRMRTGEGRAKKIAWFWFLLSLAASLGANVATSGVMDMEALPTWLRVLVAGWPAVAFLGGSLLVHKAAEEPAQEPQEAAGEPVVEPEPLVDDEPVEAPYAPILVTYAEAADHVGLSEVTVRGAANGGRLQKYDGDDPRRVYVDLRECHTVFSQSRQRAGV from the coding sequence GTGAGACGCATCGACCCGATCCTCCTCCAGGCCACCATTGCTGCCGCTCTGTCCTTCGCCCACATCCACGACATCGCAGCGGCTGCCGGCCAGGGCGGATGGAAGGCGTGGGCCTACCCCGTCTCCGTCGACCTCTTGATGGTCATGGCCTGGCGACGGATGCGGACGGGGGAGGGGCGTGCGAAGAAGATCGCGTGGTTCTGGTTCCTGCTGTCCCTCGCAGCCTCCCTCGGTGCGAACGTGGCGACGTCCGGCGTGATGGACATGGAAGCTCTTCCGACGTGGCTGCGCGTCCTCGTTGCGGGCTGGCCGGCGGTGGCCTTCCTCGGTGGCTCGCTCCTGGTACACAAGGCCGCTGAGGAGCCCGCTCAGGAACCACAGGAGGCCGCTGGAGAGCCTGTGGTGGAGCCGGAGCCACTGGTGGACGACGAGCCTGTGGAAGCCCCTTACGCGCCCATTCTCGTCACCTACGCAGAGGCCGCGGACCACGTCGGTCTGAGCGAGGTCACCGTCCGCGGGGCAGCCAACGGAGGTCGGCTCCAGAAGTACGACGGCGACGACCCGCGACGAGTGTACGTCGACCTGCGTGAGTGCCACACTGTGTTCAGTCAGAGCCGGCAGCGCGCCGGGGTTTGA
- a CDS encoding helix-turn-helix domain-containing protein, which yields MTSHAFGVSVRQALRERGISIRAAARALSYDHAYLSRTLAGRQSPSPQLAADLDAFLRAEGTLVALAAITSTAADEGRIERVISRPSRLDGGAVKVLAGILAAQRRLDDALGPASLIPATQAQAARLRPVLRNARGPHRDALAAVVAEWVQFEGWLHASARLDSAAVPLLTEALELADETDVPALTAQALNFRGYLARQQHRPRAVVRWFLAAYHTPGAHPAQRMGDAAQAAQGYAMLGLDDEARRLLDEASNLHVGDDLPPGTAYWLSPTFQRLNIGLAHLGLREHALAADHLQAGLSGLPADQQSAQWTVEYRTALADAREAA from the coding sequence GTGACCAGCCACGCATTCGGGGTGAGTGTCCGTCAGGCTCTGCGCGAGCGGGGGATCTCCATCCGAGCCGCAGCCCGCGCCCTCTCCTACGACCACGCCTACTTGTCGCGAACGCTCGCCGGCCGACAGTCCCCGTCGCCGCAACTCGCTGCGGATCTCGACGCATTCCTTCGTGCGGAGGGAACGCTCGTCGCTTTAGCCGCCATCACGAGCACCGCAGCCGACGAGGGTCGCATCGAGCGCGTCATCTCCCGGCCGAGCCGGCTGGACGGCGGGGCGGTGAAGGTGCTCGCGGGCATCCTGGCCGCGCAGAGACGCCTGGATGACGCCCTGGGACCTGCGTCGCTCATCCCCGCCACCCAAGCTCAGGCGGCCCGGCTCCGGCCGGTTCTCCGCAACGCCAGAGGGCCGCACCGCGATGCTCTGGCCGCCGTTGTGGCGGAGTGGGTGCAGTTCGAGGGATGGCTTCATGCATCTGCCCGGCTGGATTCCGCGGCCGTCCCGCTACTGACGGAGGCTCTGGAGCTGGCGGACGAGACCGACGTCCCGGCGCTGACAGCTCAGGCTCTGAACTTCCGCGGCTACCTGGCCCGGCAGCAGCACCGGCCGAGAGCGGTAGTTCGGTGGTTCCTTGCCGCTTACCACACACCCGGGGCCCACCCTGCCCAGCGGATGGGCGACGCCGCGCAGGCTGCGCAGGGGTACGCGATGCTCGGGCTCGATGACGAGGCGCGTCGACTGCTGGACGAGGCATCGAACCTTCACGTCGGGGACGACCTCCCGCCCGGCACGGCGTATTGGCTCTCGCCGACCTTCCAGCGGCTGAATATCGGCCTTGCGCATCTCGGACTCCGCGAGCACGCCCTCGCAGCGGATCATCTCCAGGCCGGGCTGAGCGGTCTGCCGGCCGACCAGCAGTCGGCACAGTGGACGGTGGAGTATCGGACAGCGCTGGCTGATGCGCGGGAAGCAGCGTGA
- a CDS encoding LVIVD repeat-containing protein, with protein sequence MTSLHTTRVRRRRLGVAAAAAGLVAALFTAGPAAATPDPGDTATTDGGVPVSRQIEARAEAAIRSGEVPGVDEIVHSDNIEHLTNVPKNALKGLNTDLAFQGRYAYAGNYDGFRIFDISNPEKPRTVAEVLCPGSQNDISVSGNLLFLSTDSSRSDDSCASTSQPATEKSSWEGMKVFDISDKRNPKYVAAVETACGSHTHTIIPERGNVYVYVSSYAPNEAFPDCRPPHDGISVIKVPRNAPEDSRVVNFPVLFPDGGNPGAPANPGVSRTTGCHDITVLPSKDLAAGACMGDGLLFSIEDPENPRVIDRVQDNVNFAFWHSATFNQRTDKVVFTDELGGGGAATCNEETGPNRGANGVYDIVGRGDHRKLVFRSYFKIDRPQAETEVCVAHNGSLIPVKGKDLMVQAWYQGGVSVWDFTDSSKPREIAYFERGPVSTDAVTTAGPWSAYYYNGYIYSNDIAKGLDVLKLNDRRTDPAKKVRLDELNVQTQPDYFRR encoded by the coding sequence GTGACCTCGTTGCACACCACCCGCGTGCGGCGCAGACGTCTTGGGGTGGCGGCAGCCGCTGCCGGGCTCGTCGCCGCACTGTTCACGGCCGGTCCCGCGGCCGCGACCCCCGACCCCGGCGACACCGCCACCACCGACGGCGGCGTCCCGGTGAGCCGGCAGATCGAGGCCCGGGCCGAAGCCGCCATCCGAAGCGGTGAGGTGCCGGGTGTGGACGAGATCGTCCACAGCGACAACATCGAACACCTCACCAACGTCCCCAAGAACGCGCTCAAGGGGCTCAACACGGACCTGGCCTTCCAGGGCAGGTACGCCTACGCGGGCAACTACGACGGCTTCCGCATCTTCGACATCAGCAACCCGGAGAAGCCGAGGACCGTCGCCGAGGTGCTCTGCCCCGGCTCGCAGAACGACATATCCGTGTCGGGGAACCTGCTGTTCCTGTCCACGGACTCCTCGCGCAGTGACGACTCGTGCGCGAGCACGAGCCAGCCCGCCACGGAGAAGTCCTCCTGGGAGGGCATGAAGGTCTTCGACATCAGCGACAAGCGCAACCCGAAGTACGTCGCCGCCGTCGAGACCGCGTGCGGCTCGCACACCCACACGATCATCCCCGAGCGCGGGAACGTGTACGTGTACGTCTCCTCGTACGCGCCGAACGAGGCGTTCCCGGACTGCCGGCCGCCGCACGACGGGATCTCCGTCATCAAGGTGCCGCGCAACGCCCCCGAGGACTCACGGGTCGTGAACTTCCCCGTGCTCTTCCCGGACGGCGGAAACCCCGGAGCACCGGCCAACCCCGGGGTCTCCAGGACCACCGGGTGCCACGACATCACCGTGCTGCCGTCGAAGGACCTGGCCGCCGGGGCGTGCATGGGGGACGGCCTGCTGTTCTCCATCGAGGACCCGGAGAACCCGAGGGTCATCGACCGGGTGCAGGACAACGTGAACTTCGCGTTCTGGCACTCCGCCACCTTCAACCAGAGAACCGACAAGGTCGTCTTCACCGACGAGCTGGGCGGCGGTGGCGCGGCCACCTGCAACGAGGAGACCGGCCCGAACCGTGGAGCCAACGGCGTCTACGACATCGTCGGCCGGGGCGACCACCGCAAGCTGGTCTTCCGCAGCTACTTCAAGATCGACCGCCCGCAGGCCGAGACGGAGGTCTGCGTCGCGCACAACGGGTCGCTCATCCCGGTGAAGGGCAAGGACCTGATGGTCCAGGCCTGGTACCAGGGGGGCGTCTCCGTGTGGGACTTCACCGACTCCTCGAAGCCCCGCGAGATCGCCTACTTCGAGCGCGGCCCGGTCTCCACGGACGCGGTGACCACGGCCGGGCCCTGGTCGGCGTACTACTACAACGGCTACATCTACTCCAACGACATCGCCAAGGGGCTGGACGTCCTCAAGCTGAACGACCGGCGGACGGACCCGGCGAAGAAGGTGCGGCTGGACGAGCTCAACGTGCAGACGCAGCCGGACTACTTCCGCCGCTGA
- a CDS encoding phosphatase PAP2 family protein translates to MCSPPLPPPARRSPPGPAAAVAVVCASLFVVLLGLVAADWAPLAAVDRAVAEALHRHAVAEPAVVRVNRVLTDWIWDPWTMRALTAVVVVALWRRGARAAACWTAVTAACAALLQQALKAVVGRERPQWPDPVDSAQYAAFPSGHAMTAVVTCGLLLWLLRLCGASPALWATALAVVAVSVPGVAFTRVYLGVHWLSDVVGGALAGTAVVACCAAGYGARSGRKDPAAPGQEGLAAPAREDPAASDRPHRM, encoded by the coding sequence ATGTGCTCTCCCCCGCTCCCTCCCCCCGCCCGCCGTTCGCCGCCGGGCCCGGCCGCGGCGGTGGCCGTCGTGTGCGCGTCCCTGTTCGTGGTCCTGCTCGGCCTGGTGGCGGCGGACTGGGCGCCGCTGGCGGCCGTGGACCGCGCGGTGGCCGAGGCGCTGCACCGGCACGCGGTGGCCGAGCCCGCCGTGGTGCGGGTCAACCGGGTACTGACGGACTGGATCTGGGACCCCTGGACGATGCGGGCGCTGACCGCCGTGGTGGTGGTCGCCCTCTGGCGGCGGGGCGCCCGCGCGGCGGCGTGCTGGACGGCTGTGACCGCCGCGTGCGCCGCCCTCCTCCAGCAGGCGCTGAAGGCCGTGGTGGGCCGTGAACGGCCTCAGTGGCCCGATCCGGTGGACTCCGCGCAGTACGCCGCGTTCCCCTCGGGCCACGCGATGACGGCGGTGGTCACCTGCGGTCTGCTCCTGTGGCTGCTGCGGCTGTGCGGCGCGTCACCCGCCCTGTGGGCCACCGCCCTGGCCGTGGTGGCCGTGTCGGTGCCGGGTGTGGCCTTCACCCGTGTCTATCTGGGCGTGCACTGGCTCAGCGACGTGGTGGGCGGCGCCCTGGCGGGCACGGCGGTCGTCGCGTGCTGTGCTGCCGGATACGGGGCGCGGTCCGGGCGGAAGGACCCCGCGGCGCCCGGGCAGGAGGGCCTCGCGGCGCCCGCCCGGGAGGATCCCGCGGCGTCCGACCGCCCGCACAGGATGTGA
- a CDS encoding GNAT family N-acetyltransferase, which produces MDTAPSLDQAQLTFRDATEDDVPALVRLVESAYRGESSRAGWTTEAHLLEGQRTDADGVRAVVTAPESRMMVAERDGETVACCQLEHRGDAAYFGMFAVRPRMQGGGLGKAVIAEAERAVRQGWGVSEMHMTVISAREELIAWYERRGYRRTGKMSPFPYGDERFGVPQRDDLAFELLIKEL; this is translated from the coding sequence ATGGATACCGCACCCTCCCTCGACCAGGCCCAGCTCACCTTCCGCGACGCGACCGAGGACGATGTGCCCGCACTGGTGCGGCTCGTCGAGTCGGCCTACCGCGGGGAGTCCAGCCGGGCCGGCTGGACGACCGAGGCGCACCTGCTGGAAGGGCAGCGCACGGACGCCGACGGTGTGCGCGCGGTGGTCACGGCGCCGGAGAGCCGGATGATGGTGGCCGAACGCGACGGTGAGACGGTGGCCTGCTGCCAGCTCGAACACCGCGGCGACGCGGCCTACTTCGGCATGTTCGCGGTCCGGCCGCGGATGCAGGGCGGTGGTCTCGGCAAGGCCGTGATCGCCGAGGCGGAGCGCGCGGTCCGGCAGGGCTGGGGCGTGAGTGAGATGCACATGACGGTGATCTCGGCCCGCGAGGAGCTGATCGCCTGGTACGAACGCCGCGGCTACCGCCGGACCGGGAAGATGAGCCCCTTCCCCTACGGGGACGAGCGTTTCGGAGTACCGCAGCGTGACGATCTCGCCTTCGAGCTGCTGATCAAGGAGCTGTGA
- a CDS encoding DUF5134 domain-containing protein, whose amino-acid sequence MHGPALSGWLSMVLCSVTGAYCLLRTRSGTEGERGAARAEALMGFGMAAMALPAAVLTPPAWSWAVYAVVFGAASLRALTGARGGAHHVHHLVGSLAMVYMALAMAPGLSGGAHTAHGAHGAGASAGGVPLLTGALLVYYALYVLYAAGRLIPVAAASPGLPAGPSGGGPGLSWGTRPELALACRLTMGMAMFAMLLTM is encoded by the coding sequence GTGCACGGACCGGCGCTGTCCGGCTGGCTGTCGATGGTGCTGTGCTCGGTCACGGGCGCGTACTGCCTGCTGCGTACCCGCAGCGGCACGGAAGGAGAACGCGGGGCCGCCCGCGCGGAGGCCCTCATGGGCTTCGGGATGGCCGCCATGGCGCTGCCCGCCGCCGTCCTCACTCCGCCGGCCTGGTCGTGGGCGGTGTACGCGGTGGTGTTCGGCGCCGCGTCGCTGCGCGCGCTCACGGGTGCCCGCGGCGGCGCCCACCATGTGCACCATCTCGTCGGATCGCTGGCCATGGTCTACATGGCCCTGGCGATGGCCCCGGGCCTGTCGGGGGGTGCGCACACGGCCCACGGGGCCCACGGCGCGGGCGCCTCCGCCGGAGGCGTGCCGCTGCTGACCGGTGCCCTGCTGGTGTACTACGCGCTGTACGTCCTGTACGCGGCGGGACGTCTTATACCGGTGGCCGCCGCCTCCCCGGGCCTCCCGGCCGGGCCGTCCGGCGGCGGACCGGGGCTCTCCTGGGGGACCCGGCCCGAGCTGGCCCTGGCCTGCCGGCTGACGATGGGCATGGCCATGTTCGCGATGCTGCTCACCATGTGA
- a CDS encoding DUF305 domain-containing protein, whose translation MTARLVPLRQLPPRHLPFRRGLVALGALTAAALLLSSCDGDGPDPGARADRGPAVVAPGRPGEPARTLSPGEAVKEAGNDSPNSADFRYARMMIAHHEQAVVLTSLVPDRASSATVKALSARIAAGQRPEIGAMQGWLTNNGGDGREEAHDHSTMPGMATEAQLERLRAAEGEAFDALFLRLMITHHQGAVTMAAEALSDGNNVQIEEMATDVIAQQTVEIDRMRSLLD comes from the coding sequence TTGACAGCCCGTCTCGTCCCGCTCCGTCAGCTTCCGCCCCGCCATCTCCCGTTCCGGCGGGGCCTCGTCGCCCTCGGGGCGCTCACGGCCGCCGCGCTCCTCCTGTCGTCCTGCGACGGGGACGGCCCGGACCCCGGCGCACGGGCGGACCGGGGGCCGGCGGTCGTCGCGCCCGGCAGGCCCGGCGAGCCCGCGCGGACCCTCTCCCCCGGCGAAGCGGTGAAGGAGGCCGGGAACGACAGCCCCAACTCCGCGGACTTCCGGTACGCCCGCATGATGATCGCGCACCACGAACAGGCGGTGGTCCTCACCTCCCTGGTCCCGGACCGTGCTTCCTCCGCCACCGTCAAGGCCCTCTCGGCACGCATCGCGGCGGGACAGCGGCCGGAGATCGGCGCCATGCAGGGGTGGCTGACGAACAACGGCGGGGACGGGCGCGAGGAGGCGCACGACCACTCCACGATGCCCGGCATGGCGACCGAGGCCCAGCTGGAGCGGTTGCGGGCCGCCGAGGGCGAGGCCTTCGACGCGCTCTTCCTGCGGCTGATGATCACCCATCACCAGGGAGCGGTCACCATGGCGGCCGAGGCCCTGTCGGACGGGAACAACGTGCAGATCGAGGAGATGGCCACCGATGTGATCGCCCAGCAGACGGTCGAGATCGACCGGATGCGTTCCCTGCTGGACTGA